ACCATCATCCGGACCCGGAAGCCGTCGAGCCGCTCATCGAGCAGCACGTCAACCCCTACCTCCACGACGAGGACTATCGCATCACCACGGGCATGCTCTGTGTCGAACTCGCCCGGATGATCGACCCCGACCTCACCGATGATCTCACACACGTCCCCGCTGTCGCCGGGCTTTCGGACCGATCCGAGGCCGAGGCGATGCGGGACTACGTCGCCTTGGCGAGCGAGCAGGGCTACGACGAGAGTGACCTGCGCGACATCGGCGAAGCGCTGGACTACGCGACCCACTGGCTTCGCTACAACTCCGGTGAACAGCTCATTACCGACGTGCTGAACGTCGACTGTGACGACCGCGAGCGGCACGAGGAAGTCGTCGAGTTCCTCGCTGAGCGCGCCGAGCGCGACGTGGCCGACCAGCTTGACGCCGCGATGAGCCACGTCGACCACGAGCGACTCGACAACGGTGCACACCTCTACACCATCGACGTGGAGAACCACGCCCATCGCTTCACCTACCCTGCGCCCGGAAAGACGACCGGCGAAATCCACGACCGGAAGGTCGCGGAGACCGGCGACCCCGTCATCACCATCGGCTACGGTCCGGACTTCGCCGTCCTGCGCTCGGACGGCGTTCGACTGGACATCCCGCGGATGGTCACCGAACTCACCGAGGAGGTCGACGGCGGCGGCGTCTCCGGCGGCGGCCACCTCGTCGTCGGCTCCATCAAGTTCGTGAAAGGCATGCGCGAGACGGTCATCGACGCGCTCGTCGAGAAAATGGCCGAGGCCGAAATCGACGAGGAACTCGGCAGCTCGACAGCACTGCCGGAAGAAGTGTAACGGCTCCAGACGTCCTTTTTAACCCCCGAACGAAACTCGACGAGCGGCGAGTCCAGCGACCACGAGAAGTCCGAACAGGGCGACAACGACTCCGACCGGCGTGTCGAACCCCCCGGCTGCCCAGTCGGCGTCAAAGACAGCGCCGAAATAGTCGGCTGCGTCGCTGCCGTGCAGCACCAACAGGACTTCCCGATTCGAGGTCGCCGCTTGTTCGTTCCAGTTGAGACTGCCGACGACGACGCGCTCGTCGTCGATGACCGCGCCCTTTGCATGGATTTTCTCGTAGCGACCATCGGGGGTAGATACCTTGGCTGTCAGCGGCGCGTCGTTGCGGTCGGCCCACTCCTGAAACCGCTGTGCTGTCTGCGTGTTCTCCTCGCGGACGTACCACGCGTCACTCAGCAGTAGGCGGACCTCGACGCCGCGCGACGCGGCCCGGCGGAGCGCCCGCAGAAGTGGGCTCTCCCAGTCTCCGACTGTCGGCTGGATGACGTCGATGGAGTCGTCCGCGCCGTCTATCGTCGCAACGAGGTTACCCTGAGCGTTGTCTGGTGTTATCAAGAGATCCGTCCGCTGGACAGACACCGATTCTGCCCGGAACTCGGTCGGATACGTTCCGGTCGCTGGCTCGGCCCGCTCGAACCGTCGGCCCTCACGGTACTCTCTCCACCGCTCGCTGTCCTGCCAGCCGGTATCGGACTGGAACGTCTGATTCAGTCCGTTGACGACCCGCGGCTGTGCCGTGACCACCCCCCAGCCCCGGCTGCTGTTGCCGCCGGTGCCGGCGGGCTTCCAGTTCTCCGTCAGCACGACGGCCTGTTGGTCGGCGACGGCGTACTTCGCGTGGTGGTAGCGGTATCTGGCACGTGGTCCCGTCAGTACCTGCACGGACACGCCGGCCTCGGCTAGCCGGTCGAGCGTGCTGGCTTCTGCGGCGGTGCGGCTGCCGACCGGTTCTCCCTCAAGCAGGACGCGGACCGTCGCGCCGCGGCGCTGTGCGGCAATGAGGGCGTCGGCGACTCTGGCAGAGGAGAGCGTGTAGCCAGCCAGATACACCCGCTCAGTGGCGTTCTGTATCGGTCGAATCGGAGCAGCGGGCGAGTCCGGGAGTGCGAACGCCCGCACCTCGCCACCGGCGGCCCTGACAACTGGACGATCCGTCACACCCAGCGGCCGCCAGCGAATGACCGAGCCGTTCACAACGCCGAGTTCCCCCTCTACGGCGTCTCTGTATCGGACGGCGTCGACAGTCTGATTGGCACGCTGAAGCCGGATTCGCTCACCGCTGTTTGCCAGCGCGAGATGTCCGTCGAGACTGACGACTGGCCAGTCGGTGAGCTTCCGTGTCCGGTTCGGTGCTGTCGAGAGGACGACGCGCCCGCGGGCGGTGGTGTTCGGAACGGCGGCGGTGCCATCGCCGTCGGTGATGGCGTAGTTCCCGGGCTCGGCTCCGGCAGGCACGTCCAGTACGACAAACTCCCCCTCGTCGCCGCCGGCGATGGGGTCAGGGTATACCGCGTGAATTGACGGTTCTGCGGGAGTGCTGGCTGTTGTTGGGGCTGAAGTCGCCTGTCCGGTGGCGATATACGGCCCTATCGCGACAAGGACGAGCAAGCAACAGACAAATGGAGCGAGCGACCGCATCGGGGCGTCTGGCCGCCCGTTCGTATAAAAAGGTTCTCCGACTCAGGCGCTTGCCGCTTTCTCAGCTTCGGCCTGAACGAGATACGCGCGGTCGTCGGTGTAGCGGGCGGCTTCATCGAGTGCCGCCTCGGTCCCGATCTGCCGAAGCGCCCACGCGGCTGAGGCACGCACGGAATCGCTGTCGTCGGATTTGAGGATGCCGCCAAGCGGCTCGATAGCGCGGGTGTCACCGAGCAGGCCCAGCGTTCGGGCCGCGACTGAGCGGACTTCCTCGCTGTCAGCGTCGAGCCGGTTGGCGACCGGCTGGACCGACTCCGAGCTGCCGATAGCGCCCAGCGCGCGCAGCGTGACCTTCTGGAGCGCGGGGTCGCCATCGCCATCGATGTAGTCGTGTAGCGTCTCGGTCGCACGCTCGTCGCCGATTTTCCCCAGTACCTCGATTGGCCCTTTCTCGCGTTTCTGGGCCTTCTGGTGCATCGCATCGAAGGCCGGTTCGGCGTCGCTCCCGAGGTTGTACAGGAGGTCGACGATGTAGCCGTCGAAGAACTCCGACCCGAGCTTGTCGTAGGCGAACAGGACCTGCTCGAAGTTTCCTGCCTCGGCGTGGAGCTTCGCGGCGTTCCACTCCGGCGGGAAGTCCTTCCGGTTCTCGTTGGTCAGCACATCGTAGAAGTCGCGGGCATCGAGTTGCTCCTGTACCGTCAGGTCGTCCCAGACCTCGGCCTCGTCGAGCCCTGTTTCCAGCGCCTCCGCTGCTTCGAGGAGTCCTTGGATAGTCTCCGTATCCTCGTCGGGGTCGAGGTTTTCGGACTCGATTGCATCAGCGACTGTTCCCAGCGCGTCCCCGGCGGCGACGAAATCCCCGCCCGTGTCGGCGTCGTGGCTGACGAACTCGGCGCTCTCGTCGAGGAACGTCTCGACGGCCTCTTGTGCCTCTCCCTCGCCGTCGTCGGTCCACTCGCTGTCGGTGACGGTGTCTTCCGCATCGGAGACGGTGGCGACCACGTCCTCGGCGTAAGGGCCACGCTGTGCGTCGAGGTCCTCGCGCAGGTCCGAGAGCTGGGATTCCAGTTCCTCGCGAGGGTCCTCGGCTTCGTCATCGTCCTCGTCGGGTTCTGGCAGGTCGGCAGCTTCGAGGTCGCTCTCGATGTCATCGAGGGACGACTCAACGTCGTCGAGGTCGGCCTCTGTCGCTGCGGCCTCAAGGCTCTCGCTGGCCTCTGTGAGACGCGATTCCAGTTCTTCGGCGGTCACGTCGATCTCGTCTGCTGCCTCGGCGTCGTCCGACGCGTCGGCATCGTCGTCCCCGTTGCTCATGTCCAAGACTGTGTCGGAGCGGGCCAAGAGCGTTTTCCTTTCGAGGCGGGCCCCGAACTGTCGTAGTGCTGTCGTCCGCTGGGCCAACGAGCAAAGAATATGTGTCGGGAGTTGCAGTGCCATGGGTAGCGAGCATGACTGACGCGACACCACCGGATGACGGACAAAACCCGACTACACCGGAGGAACCGGAAACCGCTGGCTTCGTCGAGTACGGCATCGACGACAAGCCGCCACGAAAGCAAGCGATACTGCTCGGCGTCCAGCACTACCTGACGATGATTGGCGCGTCCGTGGCGATCCCGCTCGGGCTCGCAGGCGCGATGGGGATGTTCGAGGCCGCGCCCAATCAGGTCGGTCGTCTCATCGGGACGTTTTTCGTCGTCTCCGGTATCGCGACGCTCGCCCAGACGACGCTCGGCAACAGATACCCGATCGTTCAGGGCGGGACGTTCTCGATGCTCGCACCCGGGCTAGCCATCATCGGCGTGCTGGCCCAGCAGGGCGCGAACTGGCAGACCATGCTCGTCGAACTACAGGGGGCCGTCATCGTCGCCGGGCTCGTCGAGATTGTGATCGGCTATAGCGGTCTCATGGGGAAGCTGAAGCGGTACGTCGGCCCGGTCGTCATCGCGCCGGTCATCGCGCTCATCGGACTGGCGCTTTTCAACGTCCCACAGATATCGAACCCGAACTTCGGCAGCCCCGGGACCGGCCAGAACTGGTGGCTGCTCGGGCTGACAATGCTCTCGATTGTCGCGTGTTCGCAGTACCTCGACCGACGCCACCGCGCGTTCAAGCTGTTCCCCGTGCTCCTCGGAATCCTGTTCGCGTGGACCGTCGCGGCCATCCTCTCAGTGACAGGCGTCTTCGCCGCGGGCTCGGTCAGCTACGTTTCGCTCGGGTCGGTCGCGAGCGCACCGCTGGTCCAGCCCGTCTACCCGTTCCAGTGGGGGCTTCCGCAGTTCACGCCGGGGTTCATCGTCGGGATGTTCGCCGGGATGCTCGCCTCCGTCGTCGAGAGCTTCGGCGACTACCACTCCGTGGCTCGCATCGCCGGTCGCGGCGCACCGAACAGTCATCGAATCAACGACGGCATCGGGATGGAAGGGGTTGGCAACGTGTTCGCCGGCATCATGGGAACCGGCAACGGCTGTACCTCCTACACTGAGAACGTCGGTGCAATCGCTATCACCGGCGTCGCCTCCCGCTACGTCGTCCAGATCGGTGCCGCCGTGATGATTCTGGTCGGCTACTTCGGCCCGGCGGGTCAGTTGTTCGCGACTATCCCCTCGCCCATCATCGGTGGCCTCTACATGGTCATGTTCGGACAGATCGCCGCCGTCGGTCTCTCACAGCTCAAATACGTCGACCTCGACGCCAACCGAAACGTCTTCATCGTCGGCTTCGCGCTCTTTGCCGGCCTCGCAGTGCCGGAGTACATGAGCCAGCTTGGGCAGGGAATGGAAGTCGGCGGTTCGACAGCCCTCCAGCAGGGCCTCGGAGCCGTCCCGGTCCTCGGGGGCGTCCTCGGGACCGACGTCGTCGCCACCACGCTGTTCGTCATGGGCGGTACCGGAATGGTCGTCGGCGGCATCGTCGCCTTCGTCCTCGACAACACTGTGCCGGGGACCCGCGAAGAGCGCGGTCTCGCGGCTTGGGCCGCGCTCACGGAGGACGACAGCGAGTACGTCTCGTCGCTGGACCGCATCCGCGGACGCGGCGGTGACCGGCCGCCTGCACCGAGTGACGACTGACCGTGGACGACGACAACAGTGGCACGGTTGCAGACCACGGGTCGCCTGTCAGTACCGAGCGGTACGCCGGCAGCCTCCGAACTGGCGGCACTGTCGTCCTCGGTGCCGACCGGCTTGTAGTCGACCGCGGCGACAGTCCGGTGGTAATCGACCTCGACGACGTAGTCGAGGTCAGTCTGCAGGACATCGACTGGTTTCTTGCAGTGATGAGCGCTGCACTGGTCGGGTTCGGTCTGCTATCACTCGATCAGTCTATCCCCCTCGGCGGAGCCTTCGTTGTCGCCGGTGCCGTCAGCCTCGCGCTCACGTACCGCAAGCGGAACGCACTCAGGATACAGGTCGCTGGCCGGACTGACCCGCTCAAGTGTTTCCCCGCGGACCCACAGTCGCTCCTTGCCGAACTGGAAGCAGCGCTGGCCGACTGACCGGAAACCGCCTACACTTACGCCGGTCCCGGTCGCAGTCGGTCGTATGCCCGCAGACAGCGTCCAGTCGCTCATCGATCAGTTGCACGAAGAGGCCGAGATGGACCGACCGAACGACCTGACGCCCGATGTCGGTATCATCATGGGGTCGGATTCGGACCTGCCGACGATGGCCGGTGGACAGGGCAAGCGGCCCGGGGCGTACGCGGCGCTCGCCGATGAACTCGGCTTCGAGGAACAGACCGACTACACGGACGCGCCCGAGAGCCGCTTCACGTTCGAGACGTTTGTCTGCTCGGCCCATCGGACCCCCGACCTGATGTACGCGTACGCTGAGACGGCCGAAGACCGCGGCATCGACGTGATTATTGCCGGCGCTGGCGGGAAATCTGCGGACCTGCCCAACATGACAGCCAGCATCGCCTATCCGCTGCCGGTCATCGGCGTTCCTGTTCAGGAGAAGTCCGTCGACTCGGTCATCGGGATGCCACAGGGCGCGCCGCTCACCGCAGTCGATGCAGGGAAGTCTTTCAACGCCGCTCTCTCAGCAGCACAGATTCTCGCACGGCAGTACGACGAACTCCATGGCCGCCTTGTCTCGTATCACGAGGGCCTCCAGACCGACGTCGGCGAGGTGTCGCGCGACCTTCACGAGCTCGGGACACCCGGATTCAAACGCGAGTACTGGGACGAGTGAGCAGCGAGGCGCGTCACACTCTAGAAGGCGCGGCGGATACAGGTCACTTTTCCTCTGAGACCGCGTCGGCTCTTAAAGACCCACAGGGCCGAAAAACCGAACAATGAACCCTTATATGCGAGTACTTCTAACCGGCAGACGATAGGAGATACCGGAATGAGTAATCCATGGATCGCCATCGGCGCGCTCGCGGTCGTGGCACTAGCCATCCCACTGACGATGATGGCAGTTTCGAGCCTCTTGCGGCCTAGCGTGCCGGAACAAGGCAAACGCACCACCTACGAGTCCGGTGAAGTGCCGACTGGCAGCAGTCGACAGATCAAGTTTAATATCCAGTACTACATGGTCGCGCTGCTGTTCGTCGTCTTCGACATCGAGACCGTCTTCATCTTCCCGTGGACGGTCATCTACAGCGATGCCGTCGCTGAAGTCGGGATGCCAACGGCACTGCTACCGATGGTCGTATTCATCGGGATTCTCGCCATCGGACTCGGTTGGGCCTGGCGTAACGGCGCAGTTCAGTGGGTGCGCAGTCCGCGCGCCACGAAGGGGGCAGACACATATGAGTAGTGACCAGACACCACCGGCCGTCGAAGACGTATCGACACAGGAGGCCCGCATGGGTGACGGGGCCGACGACCGCTTCAACTCGACGCTACGCGAGGCGTTCGGGTCGACGCCGTTCATCCTGACCAAGTTCGACAAGTTCATGAACTGGGTCCGGGGCTCCTCGATGTTCATGCTGCAGTTCGGAATCGCCTGCTGCAGCATCGAGATGATCCACACCTACGCGATCAAGCACGACCTCGACCGCTTCGGGTCAGGGGTGCCACGCGCGTCTCCACGGCAGGCGGACGTCATCATCGTTCCGGGCACCATCGTCTCGAAGTTCGCGCCGCGGATGAAACGCGTCTACGACCAGATGCCCGAGCCGAAGTTCGTCGTCTCGATGGGATCCTGTACCATCTCCGGCGGCCCGTTCCAAGAAGGGTACAACGTCATCAAGGGCGCGGAGGAGGTCATCCCGGTCGACATCCACGTCCCGGGCTGTCCGCCACGCCCCGAGGCACTCATCTACGGCGTCGCCAAGCTCCAAGAGCGCATCGCCGAGGGCGAGTCCTCGCCGGTGACAGTCAAACCCTACGAACTGGAGCAGTTCGGCGACCTCGAACAGGACGAGCTCGTGGACAAACTCGCCAGCGAAATCGACGAGGAGGATCTCGTCATGCGGTACAACTGGAACGACTCCCCATAACCTGCCATGAGTTTAGAAAAACCATCACGCGATACGGCTCTCGACGTCGGCGTTACGGAGGATGGCCTCGATTACGACGCGCTCGCGGACCTTCTCGGAGGCCATGTCCTCGACCGCGAACAGCACCTCAACGCCGAGGGGTTCGTCATCCGTCCCGACGAGGTTCAGGAAGTCCTCTCGACGCTGAAAGAGGAGGCTGGGTTCGACCACTGCGCCTGTGTCACGGCACAGGAGTACGACGACCGGTACGAATCAATCTACCATCTACGGAAGTACAACGACCCGACACAGGAGCTGTCGATTGTCGTCCCGTCGCCGAAAGACGACCCGCACAACGAGTCGGCCGCTCGCGTTTACGATACCGCTGACTGGCACGAGCGGGAAGCCTACGACTTGGTCGGCATCGACTACGACGACCACCCGGACCTGCGTCGCATCCTCTTGCCCGAGACGTGGCAGGGCCATCCGCTGAGCAAGGACTACAACCAAGACCAGCCACAGATCGTCTCGCTGCGCGAGCACGCGAACCCGCTTGAGGACGACAAGCGAAGCGAGGACGACCCGGACACGATGTTCGTCAACATCGGTCCCCACCACCCGGCAACCCACGGCGTGCTCCACGTCGAAACGGTGCTTGATGGCGAGCAGATCGCCGACCTCGAGCCCGATATCGGGTACCTGCACCGCTGTGAGGAGCAGATGTGCCAGCAGGGCACCTACCGCCACCAGATCATGCCGTACCCCGACCGGTGGGACTACATTTCCGCTGGTATCCTCAACGAGTGGGCGTACGCGCGCGCTGCCGAGGACCTCGCGGATATCGAGGTCCCAGAGTACGCACAGGTCATCCGGACGATGTCCGCGGAGATGTGCCGGATCGCCTCACACGAGCTCGCGCTGGCGACGTTCGCGCTGGACGTGTTCGGCGACTTCACCGCCGTCTTCCAGTACGGCATCCGCGACCGCGAGATCGTTCAGAACCTGCTTGAAGACCTGACCGGCCAGCGGCTGATGTTCAACTACCTCCGACTGGGTGGCGTTGCTTGGGACCTGCCCGAACCCCGCGAGGAGTACTTCGAGAAGATCCGCGACTTCCTCGACGACCTCCCGCACAAGCTCGAGGAGATCCACGATCTCGTTACTGGCAACGAGATCTTCCAGATGCGGTGTGTCGACACCGGTGTCCTCTCGAAAGAACAGGTCAAGCAGTACGGTGCAACCGGTCCCGTGGCACGCGGTTCGGGCGTCGACTACGATATCCGGCGCGACGATCCGTACGGCTACTACGACGAACTCGACTGGAACGTCGTCACCGAACAGGGCGGCGACAACTTCAGTCGCGTCCTCGTCCGCCTCCGCGAAGTCGAGGAATCGGCCCGCATCATCGAACAGTGTGTCGACCTGCTGGAGCAGTGGCCGGAAGACGACCGCGAGATTCAGGCCAACGTCCCGCGGACGCTTCGGCCGGACCCCGACAAGGAGATCTACCGCTCCGTCGAGGGCGCGAAGGGCGAACTCGGTATCTACATCCGCTCGGATGGGACGGACAAGCCGGCACGGTTCAAGATCCGCAGCCCGTGCTTCTCGAACCTGCAGACGCTGCCGGAGATGTCTCAAGGCGAGTACATCCCTGACATGATCGCTTCGCTCGGGAGCCTCGACATCGTCCTCGGGGAGGTGGACCGGTAATGCAGTCGGCGCCGTTGCCCGAGACACTCGCGAACCTGCTTGGACTCGACCCCAACAGCACGGCCGTGATGATCGTCATGAGTCTCATCGGCGCGGGGCTCATCGGGACGCTCATGATGACGAACACGGCGCTTGCCGGCCCGTGGGCAAAGCGGAAGATCACCGCTGCGTTCACTGACCGCATCGCCGTCGACCGGATCGGCCCGTACGGGCTGTTCATTATCGTGGCTGACGCCGTTCGCCTGCTGTCGAAGGAACTCATCGTTCCCGAGGGCGTCGACCGACCGGCATGGGACCTCGCACCGCTCATTATTGCGAGCACCGCACTGCTTGGCTTTGCCGTGATCCCGATGGGGAACGGCATCCAGCTCGCCGATCCCGAGGTCGGTCTGGCATACGTGTTTGCGACAGCCTCCATGGCTTCCGTCGGTCTCGTGATGGCCGGGTACGCGTCGAACAACAAGTACTCGTTCCTCGGCGGCCTGCGTGCGGTCGCACAGAACCTCGCCTACGAGATTCCGCTCATCCTGACGGGCGCGTCGGTGGTCATCTTCGCCGGCTCGCTCCAGATGAGCGAGATCGTCGCGGCCCAGCAGCAGTCCCTCATCGGCCCGCTGCCGTCGTGGTATGCCTTCGTGAACCCGTTCGCGTTCGTCCTCTTTATGATCGCGAATCTCGCGGAGGTCGGCCGGAACCCGTTCGATATTCCGGAAGCGCCAACTGAGATTGTCGCTGGGTACCAGACCGAGTACTCCTCGGTGTACTTCGTCCTCGTCTATCTCGGGGAGTTCATTCACATCTTCCTCGGCGGGGCGATCATCGCCACGATCTTCCTCGGTGGGCCGGCCGGTCCGGTCCTCCCGGGCATCGTCTGGTTCCTCATCAAGATCTGGGGCGTCTTCCTGTTCACGCAGTGGGCCCGTTCTGCGGTGCCCCGCGTCCGGATCGACCAGCTTATCGAGATCGGCTGGAAGGGAATGCTGGTGCTGTCGCTGGCGAACCTACTGCTGACCGCGGTTATCGTCGGGGTGACCGTCTGATGACGGTCACGCGAACCGACCCACGAGCGACCGGAGGTGACCTGTCATGATCGGAATCCTGAAATCAATGGCGACGACGATGAAACACGCCCTCGACGGGGAGACGTTCACGGTGGAGTACCCGGACGTCGCTCCCGAGGTGAGCCCCCGCTTCCGTGGCGTCCACAAGTGGAGCCAAGAGCGGTGTATCTGGTGTCGGCAGTGTGAGAACGTCTGCCCGAACAACACGATCCAGATCGTGATGGACGAGCAGCGCAACGGCGAGCAGTACAACCTCCACATCGGCCAGTGTATCTACTGCCGGCTGTGTGAGGAAGTCTGTCCGACCGACGCCATCCTGCTGACCCAGAACTTCGAGTTCACCGCGGACACGAAAGACGAGTTCGCCTACGACAAGGAACAGCTCAAGAACGTGCCGTGGTACAAGGACATTGACCCGCTTGAGTCACGCGAGCCCGACCGGGGCGCGTGGATCGGCGAGGGCGACGGCGAAGTGGATTACCAGTAACTCTTCTGGACGGCTTTCAACGATTCTCTGCCGGGACAAGCGTCGCGACTGTCCTGTGTTCGTGTTGATGTGACTCGCCGAAATGGCCGCCCGCTCAGTGAGACCTTCCACTCTCCCCCGAAGTAGCGCAACGGTCTCCACCACGAGAACCTCCCCAACCAGTGATAGGTGTTCGCCAACAGGCGGGAGTGGCCCGAAATATGGGGGTCATACCGGAAAACAGTGGCTTAGTGGCGAGACGAAAGAGGAATCTTCAAAGGGACGCCGCAAAGACTCTCCAAGTAAGATGGCACTGGCAGAGTCAATTGCGTTCGCGCTGTTCGCTATGGTAACGGTGAGCAGCGCTGCGGGCGTCGTGTTAGTCCGGGACGTCTGGCACTCGGCGCTGTTACTGGGCGTGTCACTCGTCAGCGTCGCAGTGTTCTACGTCATGAACCAGGCGGCGTTCGTCGCAACCATGCAGATCCTGGTATACGTCGGCGGCGTCCTTGTCCTCATCACCTTCGCGGTGATGCTGACCCGCGAGGACGAGTCGGTGATCGAGGTGACACCATGACTACAAAGCCCGAACTACAGACCGAGGGGAGTTTCGTCGCGGGACTAGCCGCTGTTGCCCTGTTTGTCGTCCTCGGGGCTGTGTTTATGGGTGTCTCGTTTCCCACGCCAGCAGGCTTCGGTGAGGGAGCGGCGATAACCAAGAGCCTCGGCGCGGCAATGTTCGATATCGCCCCGAGCGCGATTATGGACGAGGGTGAGACGGCTGTTCCCGGTGAAGGGTTCCTCGTCGCCTTCGAGGTCATCGACATCGTGCTGGTGGCCGCACTCGTCGGGGCCGTCATGCTCGCCCGACGGGAAGTCGCTGGCGAGTCAGTAACGCTCGGTGTCGAAACCACGGAAGACGACGACATGGCCGTTGCCGCTGACGGTGGTCCGGGAGGTGACGACTCGTGATTCCGGCTGAGACGTATCTCCTCCTGTCGGCGGCGATATTCTGTATCGGCCTGTTCGGCATCCTCACGCGACGGAATGCGCTTATATTCCTGATGTCCGTCGAGCTAATGCTGAACGCTGCGAACATCAACCTCGTCGCGTTCTCGCTGCAACACGGGAACCTCACCGGTCAGGTGTTCAGCCTGTTCACGATGGCACTCGCCGCCGCGGAGGTCGCCATCGGGATCGGTATCATCCTAGTCCTGTACCGCAACTTCTCAGACGTGGACGTGACGAAGGCGACGACGATGAGGTGGTAACAGATGGCTGCATTCACATACGCTCCGGCGATTGTCCTGCTGCCGTTCGTATCGTTCCTCGTCGCGCTGTTTGCCGGCGACCGCATGCCGAAAGGCGGCGCGCTCGCTGGCATCACCGCGACGGGTGGATCGCTCCTGCTGTCAATCTGGGTCGCGCTGACAGTGGCCGGCGGTGAGGTCCACAACGAGATACTGTATCAGTGGACCACGAGCGTCGAGTCACTCCAGCTCAATTTCGGACTCCTGTTGGATCCGCTGTCGGCGCTCATGCTGCTTATCGTCTGTCTCATCTCGTTCCTCGTTCACATCTTCTCGCTGGGTTATATGAACGACGAGGGCGAGACTGGCCTCCCGCGCTATTACGCCGGGCTCGGCCTGTTCACGGCGAGTATGCTCGGGTTCGTCGTCGCCAACAACCTCCTGATGGCGTTCATGTTCTTCGAGCTGGTGGGCCTGTGTTCGTACCTGCTCATCGGCTTCTGGTTCCGCGACGACGGGCCGCCGAGCGCCGCGAAGAAAGCATTCTTGGTCACCCGCTTCGGTGACTACTTCTTCCTCATCGGCGTCGTCGGCATCTTCGCCACCTTCGGGACCGGCCTGTTCGCCCCCATCACACAGGGTGGCGAAGTGGTCGCCGAGAGCTTCCCGATGCTTGCCGAACACGCTATCGTCGACGGTGAGGTTGCGGGCATCGCAATGCTTGAAACGGTCGGCATGGGGCCACAGCAATGGTTTACCGTGCTGGGTCTCCTCGTGCTGGGCGGCGTTGTCGGTAAGTCCGCGCAGTTCCCACTGCATACGTGGCTGCCCGACGCGATGGAAGGTCCGACGCCGGTCTCGGCACTGATTCACGCGGCGACGATGGTCGCAGCCGGTGTGTACCTCGTCGCGCGTATGTACGGTTTCTACGCCCTCTCGCCGACGGCGCTGGCCGTTATCGCCCTCATCGGCGGCTTCACCGCGCTGTTTGCGGCAACGATGGGGCTGGTCAAACAGGAAATCAAGCAGGTGCTCGCGTACTCCACTATCTCCCAGTACGGGTATATGATGCTCGCGCTGGGCTCGGGTGGCTACATCGCCGCGGTCTTCCACCTGACGACCCACGCCGTGTTCAAGGCGCTCCTGTTCCTCGGCGCGGGGTCGGTCATCATCGCCATGCACCACAACGAGAACATGTGGGACATGGGCGGTCTGAAACAGCGGATGCCGGTGACGTACTGGACGTTCCTCGCCGGCTCGCTCGCGCTGGCCGGCATCGTTCCGTTCGCTGGCTTCTGGTCGAAAGACGAGGTGCTGTACGAGGCGCTTATCCACGGCTTCGGCACTGAAGGCGGCCTCGGAACAGCCTACCTCATTGCGTACGCGATGGGGCTATTGGCCGTGTTCTTCACCGGCTTCTACACCTTCCGGATGGTGTATCTGACCTTCCACGGTGACGCGCGCTCGGACACCGCTCGTGATCCCGAACCGGTTCGCTGGAACGTTAA
The Haloarcula sp. CBA1129 genome window above contains:
- a CDS encoding complex I subunit 1 family protein, whose product is MQSAPLPETLANLLGLDPNSTAVMIVMSLIGAGLIGTLMMTNTALAGPWAKRKITAAFTDRIAVDRIGPYGLFIIVADAVRLLSKELIVPEGVDRPAWDLAPLIIASTALLGFAVIPMGNGIQLADPEVGLAYVFATASMASVGLVMAGYASNNKYSFLGGLRAVAQNLAYEIPLILTGASVVIFAGSLQMSEIVAAQQQSLIGPLPSWYAFVNPFAFVLFMIANLAEVGRNPFDIPEAPTEIVAGYQTEYSSVYFVLVYLGEFIHIFLGGAIIATIFLGGPAGPVLPGIVWFLIKIWGVFLFTQWARSAVPRVRIDQLIEIGWKGMLVLSLANLLLTAVIVGVTV
- the nuoK gene encoding NADH-quinone oxidoreductase subunit NuoK, whose amino-acid sequence is MIPAETYLLLSAAIFCIGLFGILTRRNALIFLMSVELMLNAANINLVAFSLQHGNLTGQVFSLFTMALAAAEVAIGIGIILVLYRNFSDVDVTKATTMRW
- a CDS encoding proton-conducting membrane transporter, with the protein product MTTKPELQTEGSFVAGLAAVALFVVLGAVFMGVSFPTPAGFGEGAAITKSLGAAMFDIAPSAIMDEGETAVPGEGFLVAFEVIDIVLVAALVGAVMLARREVAGESVTLGVETTEDDDMAVAADGGPGGDDS
- a CDS encoding NADH-quinone oxidoreductase subunit I, whose translation is MIGILKSMATTMKHALDGETFTVEYPDVAPEVSPRFRGVHKWSQERCIWCRQCENVCPNNTIQIVMDEQRNGEQYNLHIGQCIYCRLCEEVCPTDAILLTQNFEFTADTKDEFAYDKEQLKNVPWYKDIDPLESREPDRGAWIGEGDGEVDYQ
- a CDS encoding NADH-quinone oxidoreductase subunit B produces the protein MSSDQTPPAVEDVSTQEARMGDGADDRFNSTLREAFGSTPFILTKFDKFMNWVRGSSMFMLQFGIACCSIEMIHTYAIKHDLDRFGSGVPRASPRQADVIIVPGTIVSKFAPRMKRVYDQMPEPKFVVSMGSCTISGGPFQEGYNVIKGAEEVIPVDIHVPGCPPRPEALIYGVAKLQERIAEGESSPVTVKPYELEQFGDLEQDELVDKLASEIDEEDLVMRYNWNDSP
- a CDS encoding NADH-quinone oxidoreductase subunit D encodes the protein MSLEKPSRDTALDVGVTEDGLDYDALADLLGGHVLDREQHLNAEGFVIRPDEVQEVLSTLKEEAGFDHCACVTAQEYDDRYESIYHLRKYNDPTQELSIVVPSPKDDPHNESAARVYDTADWHEREAYDLVGIDYDDHPDLRRILLPETWQGHPLSKDYNQDQPQIVSLREHANPLEDDKRSEDDPDTMFVNIGPHHPATHGVLHVETVLDGEQIADLEPDIGYLHRCEEQMCQQGTYRHQIMPYPDRWDYISAGILNEWAYARAAEDLADIEVPEYAQVIRTMSAEMCRIASHELALATFALDVFGDFTAVFQYGIRDREIVQNLLEDLTGQRLMFNYLRLGGVAWDLPEPREEYFEKIRDFLDDLPHKLEEIHDLVTGNEIFQMRCVDTGVLSKEQVKQYGATGPVARGSGVDYDIRRDDPYGYYDELDWNVVTEQGGDNFSRVLVRLREVEESARIIEQCVDLLEQWPEDDREIQANVPRTLRPDPDKEIYRSVEGAKGELGIYIRSDGTDKPARFKIRSPCFSNLQTLPEMSQGEYIPDMIASLGSLDIVLGEVDR
- a CDS encoding NADH-quinone oxidoreductase subunit J, which produces MALAESIAFALFAMVTVSSAAGVVLVRDVWHSALLLGVSLVSVAVFYVMNQAAFVATMQILVYVGGVLVLITFAVMLTREDESVIEVTP